From a single Streptomyces sp. NBC_00377 genomic region:
- a CDS encoding deoxyguanosinetriphosphate triphosphohydrolase, which yields MEGTAHLDTAYDPTSVARWAPEPDKRPGRTAFQRDRARILHSSALRRLSGKTQVVTPGTRTDAWDATPRTRLTHSLECAQVGRELGAALGCDPDLVEASCLSHDLGHPPFGHNGEQALNEFARDCGGFEGNAQSLRLLTRIEPKRFTAEGSVGLNLTRATLDAATKYPWPRGAHPVDPASSKFGVYEDDRPVFDWVRETAPGTRTCFEAQVMDWADDVAYSVHDVEDGLHAGHIDPNCLHAEPERQEIFRVAVGRYVPGGTDPAELAAALDRLQDQDWWPHGYDGTAAAQARLKDATSQLIGRFCLAAEGATRTRYGTGRLTRYDAELVVPDEARLECAVLKAVADRYVMQRAEQERLRADQRVVITELAEALTARAPDGLDPQFHALFEQAGDDRARKRVIVDQIASLTDASARSLHSRLTGQTRP from the coding sequence ATGGAAGGCACCGCACACCTCGACACCGCCTATGACCCGACGTCAGTCGCCCGCTGGGCGCCTGAACCCGACAAACGGCCGGGCCGGACCGCCTTCCAACGAGACCGTGCCCGCATCCTGCACTCCTCGGCGCTGAGAAGGCTCTCGGGCAAGACGCAGGTGGTGACGCCGGGCACCCGCACCGACGCCTGGGACGCCACCCCCCGCACCCGCCTCACCCACTCCCTGGAGTGCGCCCAGGTGGGCCGCGAACTCGGCGCCGCCCTCGGCTGCGATCCCGATCTGGTCGAGGCGTCCTGCCTCTCCCACGACCTCGGGCACCCCCCGTTCGGGCACAACGGCGAACAGGCGCTGAACGAGTTCGCGCGGGACTGCGGCGGCTTCGAGGGCAACGCCCAGTCGCTGCGGCTCCTCACTCGCATCGAACCCAAGCGCTTCACCGCCGAGGGCTCCGTGGGCCTCAACCTCACCCGTGCCACCCTCGACGCCGCCACCAAGTACCCCTGGCCCCGAGGCGCCCACCCCGTCGACCCGGCATCCTCCAAGTTCGGCGTCTACGAGGACGACCGGCCCGTGTTCGACTGGGTCCGTGAAACGGCCCCGGGCACGCGCACGTGCTTCGAGGCGCAGGTCATGGACTGGGCCGACGACGTGGCGTACTCGGTGCACGACGTCGAGGACGGCCTGCACGCGGGGCACATCGACCCCAACTGCCTGCACGCCGAACCGGAGCGCCAGGAGATCTTCCGGGTCGCCGTCGGCCGCTACGTCCCGGGCGGCACCGATCCGGCCGAACTCGCCGCCGCCCTCGACCGCCTCCAGGACCAGGACTGGTGGCCGCACGGCTACGACGGCACGGCGGCCGCCCAGGCCCGTCTGAAGGACGCCACCAGCCAGCTCATCGGCCGCTTCTGTCTGGCCGCCGAGGGCGCCACCCGCACGCGGTACGGCACCGGCCGCCTCACCCGCTACGACGCCGAGCTCGTCGTACCCGACGAGGCGCGCCTGGAGTGCGCGGTCCTCAAGGCTGTCGCCGACCGGTACGTCATGCAGCGCGCCGAACAGGAACGGCTGCGCGCCGACCAGCGCGTCGTCATCACCGAGCTCGCCGAGGCGCTCACCGCCCGCGCCCCCGACGGCCTGGACCCCCAGTTCCACGCCCTGTTCGAGCAGGCGGGCGACGACCGCGCCCGCAAGCGGGTGATCGTCGACCAGATCGCCTCCCTCACCGACGCCTCGGCCCGCTCGCTTCACAGCCGTCTGACGGGGCAGACGAGACCCTGA
- a CDS encoding NAD(P)/FAD-dependent oxidoreductase yields the protein MVDADQTFVIVGGGLAGAKAAETLRAEGFTGRVILICDERDHPYERPPLSKGFLLGKEARDSVFVHEPAWYAQNDIELHLGQTVDAIDRTAKTVRFGDDGTLAHYDKLLLATGAEPRRLDIPGTDLAGVHHLRRLAHAERLKGVLASLGRDNGHLVIAGAGWIGLEIAAAAREYGAEVTVIEPEPTPLHGVLGPELGSVFADLHREHGVRFHFGARLTEIVGQDGMVLAVRTDDGEEHPAHDVLAAIGAAPRTSLAEAAGLTLADRAHGGGIAVDARLCTSDPDIHAAGDVASFPHGLFDTRLRVEHWANALNGGPAAARAMLGKEVAYDRVPYFFSDQYDLGMEYSGWAPPGTYDEVVIRGDAGKREFVAFWLHEGRVLAGMNVNVWDVTEPIQKLIRARTPVNTDALADPHVPLEGLAP from the coding sequence GTGGTCGACGCGGATCAGACATTCGTCATCGTCGGAGGAGGCCTGGCCGGCGCCAAGGCGGCCGAGACGCTGAGGGCGGAGGGCTTCACCGGCCGCGTGATACTGATCTGCGACGAGCGCGACCACCCCTACGAGCGACCGCCCCTCTCCAAGGGCTTCCTGCTCGGCAAGGAGGCGCGGGACAGCGTCTTCGTGCACGAGCCGGCCTGGTACGCGCAGAACGACATCGAACTGCACCTGGGCCAGACCGTCGACGCGATCGACCGCACCGCGAAGACGGTCCGCTTCGGCGACGACGGCACACTCGCCCACTACGACAAGCTGCTCCTGGCCACCGGCGCGGAGCCGCGCCGGCTCGACATCCCCGGCACCGACCTCGCCGGCGTGCACCATCTGCGCCGGCTCGCGCACGCCGAGCGCCTGAAGGGCGTCCTCGCCTCCCTCGGCCGGGACAACGGCCACCTGGTGATCGCCGGCGCCGGCTGGATCGGCCTGGAGATCGCGGCGGCGGCCCGCGAGTACGGCGCCGAGGTCACCGTCATCGAGCCGGAGCCCACCCCGCTGCACGGCGTCCTCGGCCCGGAGCTCGGGAGCGTCTTCGCCGACCTGCACCGCGAGCACGGCGTCCGCTTCCACTTCGGCGCCCGGCTCACCGAGATCGTCGGCCAGGACGGCATGGTCCTCGCCGTCCGCACCGACGACGGCGAGGAGCACCCGGCGCACGACGTCCTCGCCGCGATCGGCGCGGCCCCCCGGACAAGCCTCGCGGAGGCGGCGGGCCTCACCCTCGCCGACCGCGCGCACGGCGGCGGGATCGCGGTCGACGCCCGGCTGTGCACCTCCGACCCCGACATCCACGCGGCCGGCGACGTCGCGTCCTTCCCGCACGGCCTCTTCGACACCCGGCTGCGCGTCGAGCACTGGGCCAACGCCCTCAACGGCGGCCCGGCGGCCGCCCGCGCGATGCTCGGCAAGGAGGTCGCCTACGACCGCGTGCCCTACTTCTTCTCCGACCAGTACGACCTGGGCATGGAGTACAGCGGCTGGGCCCCGCCGGGGACGTACGACGAGGTGGTCATCCGGGGCGACGCCGGCAAGCGGGAGTTCGTCGCGTTCTGGCTGCACGAGGGCCGTGTCCTCGCCGGGATGAACGTGAACGTGTGGGACGTCACAGAGCCGATCCAGAAGCTGATCCGCGCCCGGACCCCCGTGAACACGGACGCCCTGGCCGACCCGCACGTCCCCCTGGAGGGTCTCGCCCCGTAG
- a CDS encoding RNA polymerase sigma factor, with protein sequence MPESSERGRSRRDAAWPPTPPPEVPLLLTSAAIILEVAPVQTQTLTQSVSTAESTAGTTGTSTADGTEPDAEADVLNAVPPQNRPAHHPETRTETAAPPDAETDAETDAETQSEQESEPPAEALLDAPEGASEGTPEDVPELLQPPRARPRATDSGSPSSDLFRQYLREIGRIPLLTAAEEVDLARRVEAGLFAEEKLSGASDLDSQLALDLDRLVVLGRMAKRRLIEANLRLVVSVAKRYVGRGLTMLDLVQEGNLGLIRAVEKFDYARGYKFSTYATWWIRQAMSRALADQARTIRVPVHVVELINRVVRVQRRMLQERGYEPTAEEVAAQLDLLPERVGEVLRLAQEPVSLHAPVGEEDDVALGDLIEDGDAASPVESAAFLLLREHLEAVLSTLGERERKVVQLRYGLADGRPRTLEEIGRIFGVTRERIRQIESKTLNKLRDHAFADQLRGYLD encoded by the coding sequence GTGCCTGAGTCCTCGGAGCGCGGCCGATCCCGGAGGGACGCGGCGTGGCCGCCGACTCCGCCCCCCGAAGTACCGCTGCTGCTCACCTCAGCAGCGATCATCCTGGAGGTCGCCCCCGTGCAGACCCAGACCCTGACCCAGTCCGTCAGCACTGCCGAGAGTACGGCCGGTACCACCGGTACCAGTACGGCCGACGGCACCGAACCGGACGCCGAGGCCGACGTCCTGAACGCCGTCCCGCCGCAGAACCGTCCCGCGCACCACCCGGAGACCCGGACGGAGACAGCCGCGCCGCCAGACGCGGAAACGGACGCGGAGACGGACGCGGAGACGCAGAGCGAGCAGGAGTCCGAGCCGCCTGCCGAGGCCCTGCTGGACGCCCCCGAAGGCGCCTCCGAAGGAACCCCCGAGGACGTTCCGGAGCTCCTCCAGCCGCCGCGCGCCCGTCCCCGCGCCACCGACAGCGGCAGCCCCTCCTCCGACCTGTTCCGGCAGTACCTGCGGGAGATCGGCCGCATCCCGCTGCTCACCGCGGCCGAGGAGGTCGACCTGGCCCGCCGCGTGGAGGCCGGCCTGTTCGCCGAGGAGAAACTGAGCGGCGCGAGCGACCTGGACAGCCAACTGGCCCTCGACCTCGACCGGTTGGTCGTCCTGGGCCGGATGGCGAAGCGCCGCCTCATCGAGGCCAACCTGCGGCTCGTGGTCTCCGTCGCGAAACGGTACGTCGGGCGCGGGCTCACCATGCTCGACCTCGTCCAGGAGGGCAACCTCGGCCTGATCCGGGCGGTCGAGAAGTTCGACTACGCCCGCGGCTACAAGTTCTCCACGTACGCCACCTGGTGGATCCGCCAGGCCATGTCCCGCGCGCTCGCCGACCAGGCCCGCACCATCCGCGTCCCGGTCCATGTCGTCGAACTCATCAACCGGGTCGTCCGCGTACAGCGCCGGATGCTCCAGGAACGCGGCTACGAGCCGACCGCCGAAGAGGTCGCCGCCCAGCTCGACCTGCTGCCGGAGCGCGTCGGCGAGGTCCTGCGCCTCGCCCAGGAACCGGTCTCCCTGCACGCCCCGGTGGGCGAGGAGGACGATGTGGCCCTCGGCGACCTCATCGAGGACGGCGACGCGGCCAGCCCCGTCGAGTCGGCGGCGTTCCTGCTGCTGCGCGAGCACCTCGAGGCCGTGCTCTCCACCCTCGGCGAACGCGAGCGGAAGGTCGTCCAGCTGCGCTACGGCCTGGCGGACGGCCGGCCGCGCACCCTGGAGGAGATCGGCCGCATCTTCGGCGTGACGCGCGAGCGGATACGGCAGATCGAGTCCAAGACCCTCAACAAACTCCGCGACCACGCCTTCGCGGACCAGCTCAGGGGCTACCTCGACTGA
- the dnaG gene encoding DNA primase encodes MAGRINDEDVKAVRDAVPIDAVVSEYLQLRNAGGGNLKGLCPFHDEKSPSFQVSPSKGLFHCFGCQEGGDTISFVMKVDHLTFSEVVERLAAQAGITLRYEEGGYNPAHQRGERIRLVEAHKVAAEWYAEQLATGPEAETGRVFLAERGFDQAAALHFGVGYSPQGWDHLTRFLRGKGFTDKELLLSGLAQEGRRGPIDRFRGRLMWPIRDIGGEVVGFGARKLYEADNGPKYLNTPDTAIYKKSQVLYGIDLAKQHIAKTSRAVVVEGYTDVMACHLAGVTTAIATCGTAFGGDHIKILRRLLMDNGSARVIFTFDGDAAGQKAALRAFEDDQKFAAETYIAIAPDNMDPCDLRLAKGDEAVADLVEPRTPLFEFALRQIVVRYDLDTPAGRAAALDEAAPIVARIKNSGAQHEVAVQLAGMLGILDTQFVVKRVAQLARWARDRGGKGPAPARGPQPYESAARPPGGGPALNLRNAVYATERELLKLALQRPELVSPAFDAYGIDEFTAAPYAAVRQAIQDAGGAEYGVKDGQEYLVRVREAAPDDAVRAMVTELAVEAIMRRTVDENYAGEQLVTVRRRAVARRLTDLQSTLTRLGHTDPAQSAAVQNEMMILTRYDRALQHEGPSAL; translated from the coding sequence GTGGCAGGACGGATCAACGACGAGGACGTGAAGGCGGTACGGGACGCGGTCCCGATCGACGCCGTGGTGTCCGAGTACCTCCAGCTGCGCAACGCGGGCGGCGGCAACCTCAAGGGCCTCTGTCCGTTCCACGACGAGAAGTCGCCGTCCTTCCAGGTCAGCCCGAGCAAGGGACTCTTCCACTGCTTCGGCTGCCAGGAGGGCGGCGACACCATCTCGTTCGTGATGAAGGTAGACCACCTCACCTTCTCCGAGGTGGTCGAGCGGCTCGCCGCCCAGGCCGGCATCACCCTGCGCTACGAGGAGGGCGGCTACAACCCCGCCCACCAGCGCGGCGAACGCATCCGTCTCGTCGAGGCGCACAAGGTCGCCGCCGAGTGGTACGCGGAACAGCTCGCCACCGGGCCCGAGGCGGAGACCGGCCGGGTCTTCCTCGCCGAGCGCGGCTTCGACCAGGCCGCGGCCCTCCACTTCGGCGTCGGCTACAGCCCGCAGGGCTGGGACCACCTCACCCGTTTCCTGCGCGGCAAGGGCTTCACCGACAAGGAGCTGCTGCTCTCCGGGCTTGCCCAGGAGGGGCGCCGCGGGCCCATCGACCGCTTCCGGGGCCGTCTGATGTGGCCCATCCGCGACATCGGCGGCGAGGTGGTCGGCTTCGGCGCGCGCAAGCTCTACGAGGCGGACAACGGGCCCAAGTACCTCAATACGCCCGACACCGCGATCTACAAGAAGTCCCAGGTGCTGTACGGCATCGACCTCGCCAAGCAGCACATCGCGAAGACCAGCCGGGCGGTCGTCGTCGAGGGCTACACCGACGTCATGGCCTGCCACCTGGCCGGTGTCACCACCGCCATCGCGACCTGCGGCACGGCCTTCGGCGGCGACCACATCAAGATCCTCCGCCGGCTGCTGATGGACAACGGCAGCGCCCGCGTCATCTTCACCTTCGACGGCGACGCGGCCGGCCAGAAGGCGGCCCTGCGCGCCTTCGAGGACGACCAGAAGTTCGCCGCCGAGACGTACATCGCCATCGCGCCGGACAACATGGACCCCTGCGACCTGCGCCTGGCCAAGGGCGACGAGGCGGTCGCCGACCTGGTCGAACCCCGCACCCCCCTCTTCGAGTTCGCACTGCGCCAGATCGTCGTCCGCTACGACCTCGACACCCCGGCCGGCCGCGCGGCCGCGCTCGACGAGGCCGCGCCCATCGTCGCCCGCATCAAGAACAGTGGCGCCCAGCACGAGGTCGCCGTCCAGCTGGCCGGCATGCTCGGCATCCTGGACACCCAGTTCGTCGTCAAAAGGGTTGCCCAGCTGGCCCGTTGGGCCCGCGACCGAGGTGGCAAGGGTCCGGCGCCGGCCCGGGGCCCGCAGCCGTACGAGTCCGCCGCCCGGCCGCCGGGCGGCGGCCCCGCCCTCAACCTCCGCAACGCCGTCTACGCCACCGAACGCGAGCTGCTCAAGCTCGCCCTGCAACGCCCCGAGCTGGTCTCCCCGGCCTTCGACGCGTACGGGATCGACGAGTTCACCGCCGCCCCCTACGCCGCCGTACGCCAGGCGATCCAGGACGCGGGCGGCGCCGAGTACGGCGTCAAGGACGGACAGGAGTACCTCGTCCGGGTCCGGGAGGCAGCACCCGACGACGCGGTCCGGGCCATGGTGACCGAGCTGGCCGTCGAGGCGATCATGCGCCGCACGGTCGACGAGAACTACGCGGGCGAGCAGTTGGTGACGGTCCGTCGGCGGGCCGTGGCGCGCCGGCTCACCGATCTCCAGAGCACACTGACGCGTCTCGGCCACACGGACCCGGCCCAGTCGGCCGCCGTCCAGAACGAGATGATGATCCTGACCAGGTACGACAGGGCGTTGCAGCACGAGGGCCCGTCCGCTCTCTGA